From Humisphaera borealis, the proteins below share one genomic window:
- a CDS encoding 3-keto-disaccharide hydrolase, with amino-acid sequence MTNRFLATLLIAVLSTPAVFAADKPAEATKPAGKDDGFVSLFNGKDLAGWIVSNCKAGVENGSLVIQEGNGLIRSEKLYGDFVLELEWKNRQAEKFDSGIFIRAVAKKFSRWPAKWQINLLQGQEGSLVGHKDGKALGLAKAGEWNKLQVTCIGKTAEAQVNGKPAWKVGDIEPAVGFVGIQVEVTAGGQFEFRNIRIKPITPPMDEPKATEE; translated from the coding sequence ATGACCAACCGATTCCTCGCCACCCTGCTGATTGCAGTGCTGTCCACCCCTGCCGTTTTCGCCGCGGACAAGCCCGCCGAAGCGACAAAGCCTGCGGGCAAAGACGACGGGTTCGTCTCCCTCTTTAACGGCAAGGATCTGGCCGGCTGGATCGTCAGCAACTGCAAGGCCGGCGTTGAGAACGGAAGCCTGGTCATCCAGGAAGGCAACGGCCTGATCCGTTCCGAAAAGCTCTACGGCGATTTCGTGCTCGAGCTGGAATGGAAGAACCGCCAGGCCGAGAAGTTTGACTCCGGCATCTTCATCCGCGCGGTGGCCAAGAAGTTCAGCCGCTGGCCCGCCAAGTGGCAGATCAACCTGCTTCAAGGGCAGGAAGGCTCGCTGGTCGGGCACAAGGACGGCAAGGCGCTGGGCCTGGCCAAGGCCGGGGAATGGAACAAGCTGCAGGTCACCTGTATCGGCAAGACCGCAGAAGCCCAGGTCAACGGAAAGCCGGCCTGGAAAGTCGGCGACATTGAGCCGGCCGTCGGCTTCGTCGGCATTCAGGTAGAGGTCACCGCCGGCGGGCAGTTCGAGTTCCGCAACATCCGGATCAAACCGATCACGCCGCCGATGGACGAGCCCAAGGCGACCGAAGAATGA
- a CDS encoding metallophosphoesterase → MRGYRPRFGIIHTVVLFALVCVVGGPGIAIGQTVLALPYVQPGNTPGPDGLDAKIIAWVTDATPGAFTVDYGWDGNPAKQALPSHVAIDIKAYTPPAKAGTMPATAPIKAPSAPKPAAADDDDDHGPLKAAPKTPAQHYLKYIALLPDLPADTSVWYRVRSKDALIREATFRTRSSSNKTIRFVAVGDLANGKEGQDAIAFQIAQARPDFLIALGDIVYRAGRASEYMDHFWRTYSNGSGKDARSGTSIMATTPFHVLLGNHDADTSLSVYPDALAAYYFFHAPQNGPGLGKWNTPLGRDAADSSAFRAAVGDSYPSLGFYSFDNGPAHFLVIDNNGYSKLDDPKLLQWIESDLAKSQAKWKFVNCHAPGFHSSPQHYSEQKMRSLAPIFERNGVDVVFAGHVHNYQRSYPLRFAPLPSKAGERLVNGTFTINRTFDGKSNTRAKGIVYIVSGGGGGTLYKDPLEKAAKLLGDKYKDNYAPFTATHVADRHSFVQCELSPDRLSLRAIDADGKEIESVVLTKP, encoded by the coding sequence ATGCGAGGCTATCGTCCGAGGTTTGGAATCATTCATACGGTCGTTCTGTTTGCGTTGGTATGTGTCGTAGGTGGTCCCGGCATTGCGATTGGGCAGACTGTTCTTGCTCTCCCCTACGTCCAGCCGGGCAATACGCCGGGGCCTGACGGACTGGATGCCAAAATCATCGCATGGGTGACAGATGCGACGCCCGGCGCATTCACCGTCGATTACGGGTGGGACGGAAATCCGGCGAAGCAGGCTTTGCCGAGTCACGTTGCGATCGACATTAAGGCTTATACGCCGCCGGCAAAGGCCGGCACCATGCCGGCAACCGCGCCCATCAAGGCACCGTCGGCCCCGAAGCCTGCCGCGGCCGACGATGACGATGACCACGGCCCGCTCAAGGCAGCGCCCAAGACCCCGGCACAGCACTACCTGAAATACATCGCCCTCCTTCCTGACCTGCCGGCTGATACATCGGTCTGGTATCGCGTTCGATCTAAAGATGCCTTGATTCGCGAGGCGACCTTTCGGACTCGATCCTCCAGCAACAAGACCATCCGTTTTGTAGCCGTCGGCGATCTGGCCAATGGCAAGGAGGGCCAGGATGCGATCGCTTTCCAGATCGCGCAGGCCAGGCCCGATTTCCTGATCGCGCTGGGTGACATCGTCTACAGAGCCGGTCGCGCGAGCGAGTACATGGACCACTTCTGGCGGACCTACAGCAACGGCAGCGGCAAAGACGCGCGCAGTGGCACCTCGATCATGGCCACAACGCCCTTCCACGTGCTGCTCGGTAACCACGACGCCGACACCAGCCTGAGCGTTTACCCGGATGCGCTGGCGGCGTATTACTTCTTCCACGCACCCCAGAACGGGCCCGGACTTGGCAAATGGAACACGCCTCTTGGCCGCGACGCCGCTGACAGCTCTGCATTCCGCGCTGCCGTGGGCGACAGCTATCCGTCGCTCGGGTTCTACTCGTTCGACAATGGTCCGGCCCACTTCCTGGTCATCGACAACAATGGCTATTCAAAACTGGACGATCCGAAGCTCCTTCAATGGATTGAGAGCGACCTGGCGAAATCCCAGGCGAAATGGAAGTTCGTGAACTGCCACGCGCCGGGGTTCCATTCGTCGCCGCAGCACTACTCCGAGCAGAAGATGCGGTCGCTGGCACCGATCTTCGAGCGCAACGGCGTAGATGTCGTTTTTGCCGGGCACGTTCACAACTACCAGCGGTCGTACCCGCTACGGTTTGCCCCATTGCCTTCCAAGGCCGGGGAACGGCTCGTCAATGGCACATTTACGATCAATCGAACGTTCGACGGTAAATCCAACACGCGGGCCAAGGGCATCGTTTATATCGTCAGCGGCGGAGGCGGGGGCACGCTCTACAAAGACCCGCTGGAGAAGGCGGCCAAGCTGCTCGGCGACAAGTACAAGGACAACTACGCACCCTTCACCGCGACACACGTGGCGGACCGGCATTCGTTCGTCCAATGCGAGCTTTCGCCCGATCGGCTGTCGCTTCGTGCGATCGACGCCGACGGTAAGGAGATCGAGTCGGTTGTGCTGACCAAGCCGTAA
- a CDS encoding N-acetylglucosamine-6-phosphate deacetylase — translation MQPDTTANSIRIINARLVMSDKVVDGGTVTVRDGRITSAGLAGASPPADAPIVDAGGAYIAPGFVDIHVHGGAGSDFMDGTSEAFEATIRCHLRHGTTSIVPTNTVGKHDRIMRFLELVRRFKASGPDAVRGLGRVVGSHLYGPYFAEEKIGCHPHDCRPPTEAEYRQYLSFADSMLLATCAPELPGAIGFYQAARALGVRLNAGHSNATWTEMQSAYEAGVRHVDHFFCAMSNYVSTRNRVGTPMQGGMLEYVLASDDMTTELIADGRHLSPELLRFPLKMLGVERVALVTDCSRALDMPPGNYVFGPTDGGGEDFYSDGSVGVTLDRKGLASSVRGMDFMIRQMVREAGIDLPVAVQMASLTPARILGLEGDIGSLAPGKFADLVMLDSELNVQRVWVQGVEAVQ, via the coding sequence ATGCAGCCTGACACGACCGCCAATTCCATTCGCATCATCAACGCACGACTCGTGATGTCGGACAAGGTCGTCGACGGCGGCACGGTCACAGTGCGCGACGGCCGGATCACGTCGGCGGGGCTCGCCGGCGCGTCGCCGCCGGCCGATGCGCCGATCGTGGATGCCGGTGGGGCATACATTGCCCCTGGCTTTGTTGACATTCACGTCCATGGTGGTGCCGGCAGTGACTTCATGGACGGAACGTCGGAGGCCTTCGAGGCGACCATCCGCTGCCACTTGAGGCACGGTACGACCAGCATCGTCCCGACTAACACCGTCGGGAAGCACGACCGCATCATGAGGTTTCTCGAACTGGTTCGGCGATTTAAAGCCAGTGGTCCGGACGCCGTCCGCGGATTGGGGCGGGTGGTCGGTTCGCACCTGTACGGTCCCTACTTCGCCGAGGAGAAGATCGGCTGTCACCCGCACGACTGCCGTCCACCGACCGAGGCAGAGTACCGGCAGTACCTGTCGTTCGCCGACAGCATGCTCCTGGCGACCTGCGCACCGGAACTGCCGGGCGCGATCGGCTTCTACCAGGCCGCACGCGCGCTCGGTGTCCGTCTGAACGCCGGCCATTCCAACGCCACCTGGACGGAGATGCAGTCGGCATACGAAGCCGGTGTGCGGCACGTGGACCACTTCTTCTGCGCGATGAGCAACTATGTCAGCACCCGTAACCGTGTCGGCACGCCGATGCAGGGCGGCATGCTCGAATACGTGCTGGCGAGCGACGACATGACGACCGAACTCATCGCCGATGGCCGCCACCTGTCGCCCGAGTTGCTTCGATTCCCGCTGAAGATGCTCGGCGTAGAGCGTGTGGCACTGGTGACGGATTGCAGTCGTGCCCTGGACATGCCGCCGGGCAACTATGTTTTCGGGCCCACTGATGGCGGTGGAGAAGATTTCTACAGCGACGGCAGCGTCGGGGTGACGCTCGATCGCAAGGGCCTTGCGAGCAGCGTTCGTGGCATGGACTTTATGATCCGACAGATGGTGCGTGAGGCCGGCATCGACCTGCCTGTGGCTGTACAAATGGCATCGCTAACGCCGGCACGTATCCTGGGCCTTGAAGGCGACATCGGTTCTCTCGCGCCCGGCAAATTTGCCGACCTGGTCATGCTCGATTCGGAATTGAACGTTCAACGGGTTTGGGTTCAGGGAGTTGAAGCGGTCCAGTGA
- a CDS encoding prepilin-type N-terminal cleavage/methylation domain-containing protein encodes MSQSLKHRSHSCLGRESLRGGFTLVELLVVIGIIALLISILLPSLSAAREQAASVKCLSNLRQIGVASATYTAQNKSFMLPSDVMDAKFPVSVPNQDVNETWATILVNTGILSYPKWTSTTQPPADDNVFRCPSGVPDMSSVTYLNSAIPSSRTDARGAMGVCHISVQMNPNTTIFVWYGINATNASAKTPFKRVMIDAAGKISGTRKVNEVRNASDMVFLFDGLFGFNYLSTNPNRINARHNNRKITNFLFCDGHAESIPTKTLPGGDGVSVATDFDLTNLEKYPHPKWLLDQR; translated from the coding sequence ATGTCTCAGTCGCTCAAACACCGGTCGCATTCGTGCCTTGGCCGAGAATCACTCCGCGGAGGTTTCACCCTAGTGGAGTTGCTGGTCGTCATCGGCATTATCGCACTGCTTATCTCCATCCTCCTGCCAAGTCTGAGCGCCGCCCGCGAGCAGGCGGCTTCAGTCAAGTGCCTGAGCAATCTCCGACAGATTGGTGTCGCGTCGGCAACTTACACGGCCCAGAACAAGTCGTTCATGCTTCCGTCCGACGTCATGGACGCAAAGTTTCCCGTGTCGGTGCCGAACCAGGACGTCAACGAAACCTGGGCGACGATCCTCGTAAACACCGGCATTCTCAGCTATCCCAAATGGACCAGCACAACCCAGCCACCAGCGGATGACAACGTGTTCCGATGCCCGTCGGGCGTGCCGGACATGTCGTCCGTCACCTACCTGAACTCGGCCATTCCTAGTTCGCGAACCGATGCTCGGGGAGCGATGGGCGTGTGTCACATATCCGTGCAGATGAATCCCAATACGACGATCTTCGTCTGGTATGGCATTAATGCGACCAATGCGTCGGCAAAGACCCCGTTCAAGCGGGTCATGATCGATGCCGCCGGCAAAATCTCGGGTACGCGAAAGGTGAACGAAGTTCGCAATGCCTCGGACATGGTCTTTCTTTTCGACGGACTTTTCGGTTTCAACTATCTCTCGACCAATCCCAACCGTATCAACGCTCGTCATAACAATCGGAAGATCACCAACTTTCTGTTCTGCGATGGCCATGCGGAATCCATCCCGACCAAGACGCTGCCCGGCGGGGATGGCGTTTCCGTGGCGACCGACTTTGATCTGACAAATCTTGAAAAGTATCCCCACCCGAAGTGGCTGCTCGATCAGCGATAA
- the dapB gene encoding 4-hydroxy-tetrahydrodipicolinate reductase, translating into MNTTLAITGGSGRMGQRLVALAHADSRLHLVAAIERDGHAALGRDAGEVAGAGPIGLSVTTDLPAVPPAVMIDFTAPVAMRQWIDVCRRRKIALVIGTTGLADSDHKLIDDAAKEIAILQAPNMSLGVNLLFKIAGEVAKILGDDYDKEIVEGHHRFKKDAPSGTAMGLAEAILKAMGKTRDSLVYDRHGDDVVRKPGEIGMHALRIGDEIGRHTAYFAALGERLELTHVATNRDTFVHGALKAAKWLAGQKSGRYAIADMLGL; encoded by the coding sequence ATGAACACCACCCTCGCAATTACCGGCGGTTCCGGGCGGATGGGGCAGCGGCTTGTGGCGCTGGCTCATGCGGACTCTCGACTTCATCTCGTCGCCGCGATCGAGCGCGACGGCCACGCCGCCCTCGGGCGGGATGCCGGTGAGGTCGCCGGTGCCGGGCCAATCGGGCTGTCGGTGACTACCGATCTGCCGGCCGTCCCGCCGGCGGTGATGATCGACTTCACCGCTCCGGTCGCCATGCGGCAATGGATTGACGTCTGCCGCCGGCGCAAGATTGCGCTGGTCATCGGCACCACGGGGCTGGCCGACAGCGATCACAAGTTGATCGACGACGCTGCAAAGGAAATTGCCATCCTGCAGGCGCCGAACATGAGCCTGGGCGTGAACCTGCTTTTCAAGATTGCCGGCGAGGTGGCGAAGATTCTCGGCGACGACTACGACAAGGAGATCGTCGAGGGCCACCACCGCTTCAAAAAGGATGCCCCCAGTGGCACCGCAATGGGCCTGGCCGAGGCGATCCTCAAGGCGATGGGCAAGACGCGTGACTCGCTCGTCTACGACCGCCACGGCGACGACGTCGTCCGCAAGCCCGGCGAAATCGGCATGCACGCGCTCCGCATCGGCGACGAGATCGGCCGCCACACGGCGTACTTCGCCGCCCTCGGCGAACGGCTGGAGTTAACCCACGTCGCGACCAACCGCGACACCTTCGTCCACGGCGCACTGAAGGCTGCCAAATGGCTAGCCGGACAGAAGTCGGGCCGGTACGCGATTGCGGACATGCTCGGGTTGTGA
- the thrC gene encoding threonine synthase — protein sequence MTDRAFQQCINPSCAATYPVSEVHVACRACGALLDIKYNWDRLPVPKSLNYFEHRWNTKGTGTQGRVDFSGVWRFREMLPFFRTDDDIVTIGEGRTMLQQADLLARQLGMKPGTTLLQYEGLNPSGSFKDNGMTAAFTHAKMVGAKKVACASTGNTSASLAMFASLSEIQGVVFIGSGKIAFGKLSQALDYGALTLQITGDFDDCLRRVRQIAVDVPKLGIYLMNSVNPFRLEGQKSIMYRVLEARGWEPPDWVIVPGGNMGNCSAFGKAFAEMRELGLIKKVPRLAVINAAGANTLHRLYNEQGVRWNGGKYDTQKVGAHYTWMNEQNWQAHTVASAIEIGRPVNLPKALRALDVMDGVVREVSDEEILEARALVGRYGFGCEPASGASVAGLQKLLAEQVISPSDTVVCILTGHELKDPNVTVKYHTGIDMKSVQDLAPKVEPHGKLSNRPIPVADDLEAIVKAMGGDASMIQGIKVEAGKTSVPVGEY from the coding sequence ATGACTGACCGTGCCTTTCAGCAGTGCATTAACCCCTCTTGCGCCGCGACCTACCCGGTCTCGGAAGTCCATGTCGCCTGCCGTGCCTGCGGTGCGCTGCTCGACATCAAATACAACTGGGACCGCCTTCCGGTCCCCAAGAGTCTTAACTACTTCGAGCACCGTTGGAACACCAAGGGTACGGGCACCCAGGGAAGGGTCGATTTCTCCGGCGTCTGGCGGTTCCGCGAGATGCTTCCCTTCTTCCGCACCGATGACGACATCGTCACCATCGGCGAAGGTCGGACCATGCTCCAGCAGGCCGACCTGCTGGCACGACAGCTCGGCATGAAGCCCGGGACGACGCTGCTTCAGTACGAAGGTTTGAATCCCAGCGGCAGCTTCAAAGACAACGGCATGACCGCCGCCTTCACGCACGCCAAGATGGTCGGTGCGAAGAAGGTCGCCTGTGCCAGCACGGGAAACACGTCGGCGAGCCTGGCGATGTTCGCCTCGCTGTCGGAGATCCAGGGCGTCGTCTTCATCGGCAGCGGCAAGATCGCATTCGGCAAGCTGTCGCAGGCCCTGGATTACGGCGCGCTGACGCTGCAGATCACCGGCGATTTCGACGACTGCCTGCGCCGCGTGCGGCAGATTGCCGTCGATGTACCCAAGCTGGGCATCTACCTGATGAACAGCGTCAACCCGTTCCGGCTGGAAGGGCAAAAGAGCATCATGTACCGCGTGCTCGAAGCCCGCGGCTGGGAGCCGCCGGACTGGGTCATCGTGCCCGGCGGAAACATGGGCAACTGTTCGGCGTTCGGCAAGGCGTTTGCCGAGATGCGGGAACTTGGGCTGATCAAGAAGGTGCCGCGCCTCGCCGTCATCAACGCCGCCGGTGCCAATACGCTGCACCGGCTCTACAACGAGCAAGGCGTCCGCTGGAATGGCGGCAAGTACGACACGCAGAAGGTCGGTGCTCACTACACCTGGATGAACGAGCAGAACTGGCAGGCCCATACGGTCGCCAGCGCGATCGAGATCGGCCGTCCGGTGAACCTGCCCAAAGCGCTGCGGGCGCTGGACGTCATGGACGGCGTCGTACGGGAAGTGAGCGATGAGGAGATCCTGGAGGCCCGCGCCCTCGTCGGCCGCTACGGCTTCGGCTGCGAACCCGCCAGTGGCGCGAGTGTCGCCGGCTTGCAGAAACTCCTTGCCGAACAGGTGATTTCCCCGAGCGACACGGTCGTCTGCATCCTGACCGGCCACGAGCTGAAAGACCCCAACGTCACCGTGAAGTACCACACCGGGATCGACATGAAGAGCGTGCAGGATCTGGCACCAAAGGTGGAGCCACACGGTAAGCTCTCCAACCGCCCGATCCCGGTCGCAGATGACCTGGAGGCGATCGTTAAAGCGATGGGCGGTGATGCCAGCATGATCCAGGGCATCAAGGTAGAAGCCGGCAAGACGTCGGTGCCGGTGGGCGAGTATTAG
- a CDS encoding ATP-dependent DNA ligase, with protein sequence MTSTLQHFATVNDAAAATSKKLQKQAILADYFRGLPEDDLRLAVRFAAGRAFASTDARVLNVGWAVVGEAILAILSLAPAELRKLSIAAGEVGEAIAKVWETSRTRPPPGGDGLTLRNVAAGFDEIARLGMRQNKLAAVHDLFRHAATGREAAYLAKIIFGDLRTGVQEGVLQAAVAAAFDAPLAKIQRVQLLIGDLEEVAVLARRQDLDSATFTLFHPIQFMLAAPQETPADAAATLAGRSFVAEDKLDGIRAQIHKSGQGVAAKVAIYTRTLDRVDESFPDVVRQIETIAGDFLLDGEIVPYRDGQVLPFGQLQKRLGRKSPPAAILRQNPCAFIAFDILFRDGSLLMDEPLAARRAQLDALCGGTAVPILAQVPVVTESQITTAFTASRDRRNEGIILKDSAGPYAPGRRGGLWFKLKTHLPTLDCVVTAAETGHGKRRNSLSDYTFAVWNDEAANTSEDSADGPAPQSHWPLELVNVGKAYSGVTDDEIAQLTALFTEITTSTDGRVRQVRPQVVLEIAFDQIQRSDRHASGFALRFPRIKRIRWDKRPEDADRLSRVTELYESISNFAKPTSEPSPTPAEPTLFDGM encoded by the coding sequence GTGACCTCCACGCTCCAGCATTTCGCCACCGTCAACGACGCCGCGGCGGCAACCTCCAAAAAGCTGCAAAAGCAGGCGATCCTCGCCGACTACTTTCGGGGACTGCCGGAGGACGACCTGCGGCTTGCGGTGCGATTCGCGGCCGGGCGGGCCTTCGCATCCACAGATGCGCGGGTGCTGAACGTGGGATGGGCAGTCGTCGGTGAGGCGATCCTGGCGATTCTGAGTCTTGCCCCGGCCGAGCTTCGCAAGCTGTCGATCGCGGCCGGCGAGGTCGGCGAGGCGATCGCGAAAGTCTGGGAGACAAGTCGCACTAGGCCGCCGCCTGGCGGTGACGGGCTGACGCTCCGAAACGTCGCCGCGGGGTTCGACGAAATCGCCCGCCTCGGAATGCGGCAGAACAAACTCGCCGCGGTGCATGACCTGTTCCGCCACGCCGCCACCGGCCGCGAGGCGGCTTACCTCGCCAAGATCATCTTCGGCGACCTTCGCACCGGCGTGCAGGAGGGTGTTCTGCAGGCCGCGGTTGCCGCCGCATTCGATGCGCCGCTGGCAAAGATCCAGCGGGTCCAACTGCTGATCGGCGATCTGGAGGAAGTCGCCGTGCTGGCCCGCCGGCAGGATCTCGACTCGGCGACCTTCACGCTGTTCCACCCCATTCAGTTCATGCTCGCGGCCCCGCAGGAAACGCCAGCCGATGCAGCAGCCACGCTCGCCGGCCGATCTTTTGTCGCCGAAGACAAGCTCGACGGGATCCGTGCGCAGATTCACAAATCCGGCCAGGGCGTCGCGGCGAAGGTGGCGATTTACACCCGCACACTGGACCGCGTCGATGAAAGCTTTCCCGACGTCGTGCGTCAGATCGAAACGATCGCAGGTGACTTCCTGCTTGACGGCGAGATCGTGCCATACCGGGACGGCCAGGTGTTGCCCTTCGGCCAACTTCAGAAACGCCTGGGCCGCAAGTCGCCGCCGGCGGCGATACTGCGTCAGAACCCGTGCGCTTTCATCGCGTTCGACATTCTGTTTCGTGACGGAAGCCTGTTGATGGACGAGCCTCTGGCGGCGCGTCGGGCGCAACTCGATGCGCTGTGCGGAGGCACCGCCGTCCCCATCCTGGCGCAGGTCCCCGTTGTGACCGAGTCGCAGATCACGACGGCCTTCACCGCCTCACGCGATCGACGGAATGAGGGAATCATCCTGAAGGATTCGGCCGGCCCCTATGCACCAGGGCGTCGGGGCGGATTGTGGTTCAAGCTGAAAACCCATCTGCCGACGCTCGATTGTGTCGTAACAGCCGCCGAAACCGGGCATGGCAAGCGCCGCAATTCGCTCAGCGATTACACGTTTGCGGTCTGGAATGATGAGGCCGCGAACACTTCCGAAGATTCCGCGGATGGACCTGCCCCGCAATCACATTGGCCTCTGGAACTGGTCAACGTCGGCAAGGCGTACAGCGGCGTGACCGACGACGAGATCGCGCAGTTAACGGCGTTGTTCACCGAGATCACCACCTCGACCGACGGCCGCGTACGGCAGGTGCGGCCGCAAGTGGTGCTGGAGATTGCGTTCGACCAGATTCAGCGGAGCGACCGGCACGCCAGCGGGTTTGCCCTGCGGTTCCCGCGGATCAAGCGCATCCGCTGGGACAAACGCCCGGAGGACGCCGACCGGCTTTCGCGCGTCACCGAGCTTTACGAAAGCATCTCGAACTTCGCCAAGCCGACGTCCGAGCCATCGCCGACGCCCGCGGAGCCGACGTTGTTTGACGGGATGTAG
- a CDS encoding carbohydrate kinase family protein translates to MDAAIFGLIVADLIAEPFDLRHPPAPGGLVLCNSIQLTTGGNVCNSGIAMAKLGMKVAAAGTVGNDVLGSAVIERLTTVGVDTTAVFRDADAQTAATVVAVEPGGERCFFHTVGANKGIDADLFRRCIPVLARCAWVQIGYFGLLQKLVPDLPACLAELRKAAPGVKIAFDTVNPPGTRAELDPILPHLDLFAPSRTEAAGLTGETDPKRMVASFRRQMPRGIIGIKLDAEGCLLDDGDHAVFVPACKVDVVDTTGAGDSWFGGLLTGLIKQMPLEQAGRFANRVAADCCTALGASAGIRSFDETMARMK, encoded by the coding sequence ATGGACGCAGCCATCTTCGGCCTGATCGTTGCCGACCTGATCGCCGAGCCGTTCGATCTGCGCCATCCGCCCGCGCCCGGTGGCCTGGTGCTGTGCAATTCGATTCAACTCACCACCGGCGGCAACGTCTGCAATTCCGGCATCGCGATGGCGAAGCTCGGGATGAAGGTCGCGGCGGCCGGGACTGTCGGTAACGATGTGCTGGGCTCAGCGGTCATCGAACGGCTGACGACGGTGGGCGTAGATACCACTGCTGTCTTTCGCGACGCCGACGCCCAGACCGCCGCTACAGTGGTCGCGGTTGAGCCCGGCGGCGAGCGCTGCTTTTTTCACACTGTCGGGGCGAACAAGGGAATTGATGCCGATCTTTTCCGCCGGTGTATTCCGGTGCTTGCCCGATGCGCCTGGGTTCAGATCGGCTACTTCGGCCTTCTGCAGAAACTGGTCCCGGACCTGCCCGCATGTCTTGCCGAGCTACGAAAGGCCGCGCCGGGCGTGAAGATCGCGTTCGATACAGTAAATCCACCGGGCACGCGGGCCGAACTGGACCCCATTCTGCCGCACCTGGACCTCTTCGCCCCCAGCCGCACCGAAGCCGCCGGCCTGACTGGCGAAACCGACCCCAAGCGCATGGTCGCGAGTTTTCGCAGGCAGATGCCGCGCGGCATCATAGGCATCAAGCTCGACGCCGAGGGGTGTCTGCTCGACGACGGCGACCACGCCGTTTTCGTCCCGGCCTGCAAAGTTGATGTCGTCGATACCACCGGTGCCGGCGATTCCTGGTTCGGCGGATTGCTGACGGGCCTGATCAAGCAGATGCCCCTAGAACAAGCCGGCCGTTTCGCCAACCGAGTCGCCGCCGACTGCTGCACGGCGCTGGGCGCTTCGGCGGGAATTCGGTCGTTCGATGAGACGATGGCGCGGATGAAATGA
- a CDS encoding glycosyltransferase, which produces MPTGSTEAILLIAYLLLGPAAWGVYFFFMHLGRKRMNLMRRPPIELPGEKPAVSILIPAKDEGERIRRCVLSAIGQDYPKIEVIAIDDRSTDNTGTVMDELAAAHPRLKVLHITEPPAVGWTGKNNALHQGSKHATGDWLLFVDSDVILEPDALTIAIAVVRRKNFGLLSLLPRLETESFWESLMIPLCGGAASSLYLIALNNVGEVKGSAFANGQFMLMSRTAYDKIGGHVTVRDRYCEDVAIAKLFKQNGLRPRVAWGNDFCSVRMYDGLAAVIKGWSRIYYAAQNGSPWRVLAGVVWLLAFTYTVIPAIAWGVYRTGNPAQAYFGNVALSWLTGGVVHLAFITAAMAKLYRWSGNRAANAFLFLPVGAPMLLRIFAKALVMCVTRKVEWRGTAYQHTMAPRIEAPGT; this is translated from the coding sequence GTGCCCACTGGATCGACCGAAGCCATCCTCCTGATCGCCTACCTTCTGCTCGGGCCGGCTGCCTGGGGCGTGTACTTCTTCTTCATGCATCTCGGCCGCAAGCGCATGAACCTGATGCGGCGGCCTCCGATCGAGTTGCCCGGCGAGAAACCTGCCGTCAGCATTCTGATTCCCGCGAAAGATGAGGGCGAGCGGATTCGCCGGTGCGTCCTTTCGGCGATCGGGCAGGACTATCCGAAGATTGAAGTCATCGCGATTGACGACCGCAGTACCGACAACACCGGTACCGTGATGGACGAACTGGCCGCAGCGCATCCGCGGCTCAAGGTGCTGCACATCACCGAGCCCCCTGCCGTCGGATGGACGGGCAAGAACAATGCCCTGCATCAGGGGAGTAAGCACGCGACCGGCGATTGGCTTCTGTTCGTCGACTCTGATGTCATCCTGGAACCAGATGCTCTGACGATCGCGATCGCCGTGGTCCGCCGAAAGAACTTCGGCCTGCTCAGCCTGCTACCGCGTCTGGAGACCGAGTCGTTCTGGGAATCGCTCATGATTCCCCTCTGCGGCGGTGCAGCCAGCTCGCTCTACCTGATCGCCCTCAACAACGTCGGTGAAGTCAAAGGCTCGGCATTCGCCAACGGGCAGTTCATGCTGATGAGCCGAACGGCGTATGACAAGATCGGCGGCCACGTCACCGTTCGCGACCGCTACTGCGAAGACGTCGCGATCGCCAAGCTGTTCAAGCAGAACGGGCTGCGGCCGCGGGTCGCCTGGGGCAACGACTTCTGCTCGGTCCGCATGTACGACGGCCTGGCGGCGGTCATCAAGGGATGGAGCCGAATCTACTACGCGGCCCAGAACGGCAGCCCATGGCGGGTGCTCGCAGGCGTCGTTTGGCTTCTGGCGTTCACATACACCGTAATTCCAGCCATCGCGTGGGGGGTGTATCGAACCGGCAACCCCGCCCAGGCGTACTTCGGAAACGTCGCCCTGTCGTGGTTGACGGGCGGGGTCGTTCACCTGGCATTCATCACCGCGGCGATGGCCAAGCTCTACCGGTGGAGCGGCAACCGCGCCGCCAACGCGTTCCTGTTTCTTCCCGTGGGGGCACCAATGCTGCTTCGCATCTTCGCCAAAGCACTGGTCATGTGCGTCACCCGGAAAGTCGAGTGGCGCGGAACGGCGTATCAGCACACCATGGCACCGAGGATTGAAGCCCCCGGAACCTGA